One Methylosinus sp. C49 DNA segment encodes these proteins:
- a CDS encoding alpha/beta hydrolase, with protein MTFRDDDLTYLEEHGLPDLPATMLEDFVTHDQARIWFAVAGSGRTVILLHGGLGNSGNWSYQVPALLAAGCRTVVVDSRGQGRSGRDDRPYSYYRMAADVRAVMDRLEIDRAVFIGWSDGADTALALAEGTPDRVNGILFFACNVDSSGTKPFEFTPVIGRIFQRHVDDYTALSPTPDGFKAMSEALEAMQRTQPEYTADDLGRINVPVLVVIGERDEFIKLEHMAYLALALPDATLQVLPEVSHFAPLQRPATFNAVMLEFIARVVGE; from the coding sequence ATGACATTTCGGGACGACGACCTGACCTACCTTGAGGAACACGGGCTGCCTGATCTCCCTGCGACCATGCTAGAGGACTTCGTCACACACGATCAGGCGCGTATTTGGTTCGCCGTGGCAGGCTCGGGGCGGACAGTCATTCTGCTCCACGGCGGTCTCGGTAACAGTGGTAACTGGAGCTACCAAGTGCCGGCCCTCCTGGCCGCCGGCTGCCGCACCGTCGTGGTCGACAGCAGAGGCCAAGGACGAAGCGGCCGAGATGATCGGCCCTATAGTTACTATAGGATGGCTGCGGACGTTCGCGCGGTCATGGATCGTCTGGAGATCGATCGGGCCGTATTCATCGGCTGGAGCGACGGGGCGGATACCGCCCTTGCCTTGGCCGAGGGAACTCCGGACCGTGTAAACGGTATTCTGTTCTTCGCCTGCAACGTGGATTCGAGCGGGACCAAACCCTTCGAGTTCACTCCGGTCATTGGTCGGATATTCCAACGCCACGTCGACGACTACACCGCCCTGTCCCCGACGCCCGACGGTTTTAAGGCGATGTCAGAGGCGCTGGAGGCGATGCAACGGACGCAGCCCGAGTACACGGCCGACGATCTAGGACGCATCAACGTGCCGGTATTGGTCGTCATCGGGGAGCGCGACGAGTTCATCAAGCTCGAGCACATGGCATACTTGGCGCTCGCGCTACCCGATGCGACTCTACAGGTATTGCCGGAGGTCAGTCATTTCGCGCCGCTTCAGCGGCCGGCGACCTTCAACGCGGTCATGTTGGAATTCATTGCGCGTGTGGTTGGTGAATGA
- a CDS encoding extracellular solute-binding protein: MALFSSSPTRRSLLIGAAPAAFALTCGLSPRARADNAPLIVVTSFPEELTTRYEREFERRHPEAHVQFVWKHSRDALALLSGPDQGGVDVYWAPSPNFPLLRDQGALRPIVVDRAVLPGRVGNQSLSDSSGMYEAYDLAGYGFALNPSLLRERGLPEPKSWGDLASPIFADQIVVPIPSKVGFAPALYDVILQAEGWERGWAIVSELIANARLVAHGRGPAAAVEEGEAPIGLTIDFLALSARANGAPIAFAYPARTAFLPSNIAVTSSTRKFDTAKAFVDFVLSCDGQKILLEADSVRHPARPDAYRPTGSEARINPFDLRRENIFDYDFDLGRHRPGIVRALFDIAFATRHAEVTTLWRSIHDAEARLGNATGKDAERIAEARRLAGSVPVSTRQADRAEYLAQFAGRDAPDAEIMERWNAELAASRATAIALLHAAFPG, translated from the coding sequence ATGGCGTTGTTCTCCTCCTCCCCGACGCGCCGGAGCTTGCTTATCGGCGCTGCGCCCGCGGCGTTCGCTCTCACTTGCGGCCTGTCGCCGCGTGCGCGCGCCGATAACGCCCCGCTCATCGTGGTGACCAGCTTTCCCGAAGAGCTCACGACGCGATACGAGCGGGAGTTCGAACGACGACACCCGGAGGCCCATGTCCAATTCGTCTGGAAGCATTCACGCGACGCTCTCGCTCTGCTGAGCGGACCAGACCAGGGAGGCGTCGACGTCTATTGGGCTCCTTCTCCCAACTTCCCGCTTCTGCGTGATCAGGGAGCGCTCCGCCCGATCGTCGTCGATCGCGCGGTGCTGCCGGGGCGCGTCGGCAATCAGTCGCTATCGGATTCGTCAGGGATGTACGAGGCCTATGACCTCGCAGGCTACGGCTTCGCGCTCAATCCCTCTCTGCTTCGAGAGCGCGGCCTGCCCGAGCCGAAAAGCTGGGGTGATCTCGCCTCGCCCATTTTTGCCGATCAAATCGTCGTTCCCATTCCGAGCAAGGTCGGATTTGCGCCGGCTTTATATGACGTCATCTTGCAAGCAGAGGGCTGGGAGCGCGGCTGGGCGATCGTGAGCGAGCTCATCGCTAATGCTCGCCTCGTCGCGCACGGGCGCGGTCCGGCCGCCGCGGTCGAGGAGGGCGAAGCGCCGATCGGACTGACGATCGATTTCCTGGCGCTCTCGGCTCGCGCCAATGGCGCGCCGATCGCCTTCGCCTATCCAGCGCGCACCGCATTTCTGCCGAGCAATATCGCCGTCACCTCGTCGACCCGGAAGTTCGATACGGCGAAGGCATTCGTCGACTTCGTCCTCTCCTGCGACGGACAGAAAATATTGCTGGAAGCGGACAGCGTACGGCATCCGGCGCGTCCCGACGCCTATCGTCCGACCGGGAGCGAGGCTCGCATCAATCCTTTCGACCTGCGCAGAGAGAATATTTTCGACTATGACTTCGACCTCGGACGTCATCGGCCGGGAATCGTTCGTGCGCTATTCGACATCGCCTTCGCGACGCGCCATGCCGAGGTGACGACGCTCTGGCGGTCTATCCACGACGCAGAGGCTCGGCTCGGCAATGCGACAGGTAAAGATGCCGAGCGAATCGCGGAGGCGCGTCGCCTCGCCGGTTCGGTTCCTGTCTCCACTCGCCAAGCCGATCGTGCGGAATATCTCGCGCAATTCGCGGGTCGCGATGCGCCGGATGCGGAGATTATGGAGCGATGGAACGCCGAGCTCGCCGCTTCGAGAGCGACAGCGATTGCGTTGCTGCACGCCGCGTTTCCCGGTTGA
- a CDS encoding NAD(P)H-dependent oxidoreductase subunit E gives MSKHDVHDVLKFEHPGAGRRRGRATPKGRQIDPDAAHEIAELLGDRSRQRDLLIEYLHLIQDRYQQISAAHLASLADEMGLSFAEVFETATFYAHFDVVKEGDPKIPPITIRVCESVSCMIHGSERLFAELQAKAGPNIRILRAPCVGRCDTAPVAEVGHYFVDAATVETVLHAAAHGHTHPDIPEYIGYEAYVAAGGYALLAKIRTGEFSVDAVLDGLDHSGLRGLGGAGFPTGRKWRSVRAEKGPRLMCVNGDEGEPGTFKDRYYLERDPHRFLEGMLIGAHVVDVTDVYIYLRDEYPAIHEILRREIAKLPPGGPQVHLRRGAGAYICGEESSLIESVEGKRGLPRQKPPFPFQVGLFGRPTLINNVETLYWMRDILEKGGDWWASQGRNGSKGLRSYSVSGRVKEPGMKLAAAGLTIRELIDECCGGMAEGQSFAAYLPGGASGGILPASMGDIPLDFGKLEEYGCFIGSAAVVVLSDKDDIRDVSINLMRFFEDESCGQCTPCRVGTAKAVKLMERPIWDAALLAELSQTMRDASICGLGQAASNPLMSVIRYFGPTIEPRQAAE, from the coding sequence GTGAGCAAGCATGACGTCCATGACGTTCTCAAATTCGAGCATCCTGGCGCTGGGCGCCGCCGGGGTCGCGCGACGCCGAAAGGTCGTCAGATCGATCCCGACGCCGCGCATGAGATCGCCGAGCTGCTGGGCGACAGATCGCGCCAGCGCGACCTTCTGATCGAATATCTGCATCTCATTCAGGATCGCTATCAGCAGATTTCCGCCGCGCATCTCGCGAGCCTCGCCGATGAGATGGGCCTGTCCTTCGCCGAGGTCTTCGAGACAGCGACCTTCTACGCGCATTTCGACGTGGTGAAGGAGGGCGATCCGAAAATTCCACCGATCACCATCCGGGTCTGCGAGTCGGTCTCCTGCATGATCCACGGCTCGGAGCGGCTGTTCGCGGAATTGCAGGCGAAGGCCGGTCCGAACATTCGCATCCTGCGCGCGCCATGCGTCGGCCGCTGCGACACGGCGCCGGTCGCCGAGGTCGGTCATTATTTCGTCGATGCGGCGACGGTCGAGACAGTGCTGCACGCGGCCGCGCACGGCCACACCCATCCCGATATTCCCGAGTACATCGGCTATGAGGCCTATGTCGCGGCGGGCGGCTATGCGCTGCTGGCGAAAATCCGTACGGGCGAATTCAGCGTCGATGCGGTCCTCGACGGCCTCGATCATTCGGGTCTGCGCGGCCTCGGCGGCGCCGGTTTTCCGACAGGCCGCAAATGGCGCTCGGTGAGGGCCGAGAAGGGGCCGCGCCTCATGTGCGTCAACGGCGACGAGGGCGAGCCTGGCACGTTCAAAGACCGCTATTATCTCGAGCGCGATCCGCATCGTTTCCTCGAAGGGATGCTGATCGGCGCGCATGTCGTCGACGTCACCGACGTCTATATCTATTTGCGCGACGAATATCCGGCAATCCATGAAATTCTGCGGCGCGAGATCGCGAAGCTCCCGCCGGGCGGCCCGCAGGTTCATCTGCGCCGCGGCGCCGGCGCTTACATCTGCGGCGAAGAATCGTCGCTGATCGAGAGCGTCGAAGGCAAGCGCGGGCTGCCGCGGCAGAAGCCGCCCTTTCCGTTCCAGGTGGGGCTCTTCGGCCGTCCGACGCTCATCAACAATGTCGAGACGCTCTATTGGATGCGCGACATTCTGGAGAAGGGCGGCGATTGGTGGGCGAGCCAGGGCCGCAACGGCTCCAAGGGTCTGCGCAGCTATTCCGTCTCCGGCCGCGTCAAGGAGCCGGGCATGAAGCTCGCGGCCGCCGGCCTCACCATTCGCGAGCTCATCGACGAATGCTGCGGCGGCATGGCGGAGGGCCAAAGCTTCGCGGCCTATCTGCCGGGCGGCGCCTCGGGCGGCATTCTGCCGGCCTCCATGGGGGATATCCCGCTCGATTTCGGCAAGCTCGAGGAATATGGCTGCTTCATCGGCTCCGCCGCCGTCGTCGTGCTCTCCGACAAGGACGACATACGCGACGTGTCTATCAATCTCATGCGCTTCTTCGAGGATGAGAGCTGCGGGCAATGCACGCCCTGCCGCGTCGGCACGGCCAAGGCGGTGAAGCTGATGGAGCGCCCGATATGGGACGCGGCGCTGCTCGCCGAATTGTCTCAGACGATGCGGGACGCCTCGATCTGCGGCCTGGGGCAGGCCGCCTCCAACCCTCTGATGAGCGTGATCCGCTATTTCGGGCCTACAATCGAGCCGCGGCAGGCGGCCGAGTGA
- the fdhF gene encoding formate dehydrogenase subunit alpha — MTDKISFELDGQTVEAAPGETIWQVAKRVGTEIPHLCYSPEPDYRPDGNCRACMVEIKGERVLAASCMRKATAGLKVETQSARAVTARKMVMELIVADQPPRETTHDPSSKLWTWAEKSGVTTSRFPAAERWEGDASHPAMRVNLDACIQCGLCVRGCREIQVNDVIGVAYRNHHSKIVFDFDDPMGESTCVACGECVQTCPTGALMPAALIDDATQQRKFHPDRTVDSLCPFCGVGCQVSYQVKDDRIVYAEGKNGPANHNRLCVKGRFGFDYIHHPHRLTKPLIRLPNTPKSADAQVDPANPFTHFREASWEEALDAAAAGLARVRDAHGSKALAGFGSAKGSNEEAYLFQKLVRTGFGSNNVDHCTRLCHASSVAALIEGLNSGATTAPFIAALDAELIVVIGSNPTSNHPVAASFIKNAVKKHGAKLVVMDPRRQPLSRHAWKHLSFKPGADVALLNAMLHTIITEGLTDEQYIAGYTENYEELRQRIVEFPPEKMQEVCGIDAQTIKEVARAYAKSRASIIFWGMGVSQHVHGTDNVRCLIALALVTGQVGRPGTGLHPLRGQNNVQGASDAGIIPMVYPDYQSVEKAEVREFFEEFWGQKLDPQRGLTVVEIMNAIHADEIRGMYIEGENPAMSDPDLNHARAALAKLEHLVVQDLFVTETAFHADVILPASAFAEKTGTFTNTDRRVQMARAVVPPPGDARQDWWIIQEVAKRLGCDWSYSGPSEIFAEMARTMPSLNNITWERLEREGAVTYPVDAPDQPGNEIIFASGFPTASGRGKIVPANVSPPDELPDADYPMVLSTGRVLEHWHTGSMTRRAGTLDEIEPEATAFMTPKDMRRMGLAAGDFILLETRRGAIEVKVRADRDVPENFVFMPFCYAEAAANLLTNPALDPFGKIPEFKFCAARVRPALAQNAAE, encoded by the coding sequence ATGACCGACAAAATTTCTTTCGAGCTCGACGGCCAGACGGTCGAAGCCGCGCCCGGCGAGACGATCTGGCAGGTGGCCAAGCGGGTCGGAACGGAAATCCCGCATCTTTGCTATTCGCCCGAGCCCGATTATCGCCCGGACGGCAATTGCCGCGCCTGCATGGTCGAGATCAAAGGGGAGCGGGTGCTGGCGGCCTCCTGCATGCGCAAGGCGACGGCGGGGCTGAAGGTAGAGACGCAGAGCGCCCGCGCGGTCACGGCGCGTAAGATGGTGATGGAGCTGATCGTCGCCGATCAGCCGCCGCGTGAGACGACGCATGATCCGTCGTCCAAGCTCTGGACCTGGGCCGAGAAAAGCGGCGTCACGACGAGCCGTTTCCCGGCCGCCGAACGCTGGGAGGGAGATGCGAGCCATCCCGCGATGCGCGTCAATCTCGACGCCTGCATTCAATGCGGCCTCTGCGTGCGCGGATGCCGCGAGATACAGGTCAATGACGTCATCGGCGTCGCCTATCGCAATCATCATTCGAAGATCGTCTTCGATTTCGACGATCCGATGGGCGAATCCACCTGCGTCGCCTGCGGCGAATGCGTGCAGACCTGCCCGACCGGCGCGCTGATGCCGGCGGCGCTGATCGACGACGCCACGCAGCAGCGCAAGTTCCATCCCGACCGGACGGTCGACTCGCTCTGTCCCTTCTGCGGCGTCGGGTGTCAGGTCTCTTATCAGGTCAAGGACGATCGTATCGTCTATGCCGAGGGCAAGAACGGCCCCGCTAACCATAATCGTCTCTGCGTGAAGGGGCGCTTCGGCTTCGATTACATTCATCACCCGCATCGCCTGACCAAGCCGCTCATTCGTCTGCCGAACACGCCGAAGAGCGCCGACGCCCAAGTCGATCCTGCCAATCCCTTCACGCACTTTCGCGAGGCGAGCTGGGAAGAGGCGTTGGACGCGGCGGCGGCAGGACTCGCCCGCGTGCGCGATGCGCATGGCTCGAAGGCGCTCGCCGGCTTCGGCTCCGCCAAGGGCTCGAATGAAGAGGCCTATCTCTTCCAAAAGCTCGTGCGCACGGGATTCGGCTCCAACAACGTCGATCATTGCACGCGCCTCTGCCACGCCTCTTCCGTCGCCGCTCTGATCGAGGGACTGAACTCCGGCGCGACAACTGCGCCCTTCATCGCGGCGCTCGACGCCGAGCTCATCGTCGTTATCGGCTCCAATCCGACGAGCAATCATCCGGTCGCCGCCAGCTTCATCAAGAACGCGGTCAAGAAGCACGGCGCCAAGCTCGTGGTGATGGACCCGCGCCGTCAGCCCTTGTCGCGCCACGCCTGGAAGCATCTCTCTTTCAAGCCGGGCGCGGATGTGGCGCTGCTCAACGCCATGCTGCACACGATCATCACCGAAGGTCTGACCGACGAGCAATACATCGCCGGCTACACGGAGAATTACGAGGAGCTGCGCCAACGCATCGTCGAGTTTCCGCCGGAGAAAATGCAGGAGGTCTGCGGGATCGACGCGCAGACCATCAAGGAGGTGGCGCGGGCCTATGCGAAGTCGCGCGCATCCATCATCTTCTGGGGCATGGGCGTCAGCCAGCATGTCCATGGCACCGACAATGTGCGCTGCCTGATCGCGCTCGCTCTCGTCACTGGACAGGTCGGCCGGCCCGGGACCGGCCTGCATCCGCTGCGCGGCCAGAACAATGTGCAGGGCGCGTCGGACGCGGGCATCATCCCGATGGTTTATCCGGATTATCAATCGGTCGAGAAGGCGGAGGTGCGCGAGTTCTTCGAGGAATTCTGGGGCCAAAAGCTCGACCCCCAGCGCGGCCTCACTGTCGTCGAGATCATGAATGCGATCCACGCCGATGAAATCCGCGGCATGTATATAGAGGGCGAGAATCCGGCAATGTCGGACCCCGACCTCAATCATGCGCGCGCCGCGCTCGCCAAGCTCGAGCATCTCGTCGTGCAGGACCTGTTTGTGACGGAGACCGCTTTCCACGCCGACGTCATTCTTCCGGCTTCCGCCTTCGCCGAGAAGACGGGGACCTTCACCAATACGGATCGCCGCGTCCAGATGGCGCGCGCGGTGGTGCCGCCGCCCGGCGATGCTCGGCAGGACTGGTGGATCATTCAGGAGGTGGCGAAGCGCCTCGGCTGCGACTGGAGCTATTCCGGTCCCTCGGAGATTTTCGCCGAAATGGCGCGGACGATGCCGTCGCTGAACAACATCACCTGGGAGCGGCTGGAGCGCGAAGGCGCCGTGACCTATCCGGTCGATGCGCCGGATCAGCCGGGCAATGAGATCATCTTCGCATCCGGCTTTCCGACAGCGAGCGGGCGCGGCAAGATCGTGCCGGCCAATGTATCGCCGCCGGACGAATTGCCGGATGCGGACTATCCGATGGTGTTGTCGACGGGCCGCGTGCTCGAACATTGGCACACAGGCTCGATGACGCGCCGCGCCGGCACGCTGGACGAGATCGAGCCCGAGGCGACCGCCTTCATGACGCCCAAGGATATGCGGCGGATGGGGCTCGCAGCCGGAGACTTCATCCTGCTGGAGACGCGCCGAGGCGCGATCGAGGTCAAGGTGCGCGCCGACCGCGATGTGCCGGAGAACTTCGTTTTCATGCCCTTCTGCTATGCGGAAGCGGCCGCCAATCTGCTGACCAATCCGGCGCTCGATCCCTTCGGCAAGATTCCGGAGTTCAAATTCTGCGCGGCGCGGGTTCGGCCGGCGTTGGCGCAGAACGCCGCAGAGTAA
- the glp gene encoding gephyrin-like molybdotransferase Glp has protein sequence MAQLGKDSFSAGEKPMRVDDAVALLLARIPCVEGLESVSLFAAEGRVLAEALVAPIDLPRFDNSAVDGYAVRFGDLTPGAETILPVGSRVAAGHAPEPALESAAAVRIFTGASMPEGLDTIFMQEDCRLLEDGSVALPPGLTLGANRRLRGEDISAGDPALPKGRRLTPEDIGLAAALGVAHLPVRRRLRAAIFSTGDEVLSPGEPLRPAAIYDANRFLLHALLGRLGVEVDDLGVLADDPDIISRALHEAAATHDLVLTSGGVSVGEEDHVKKAIGAEDSLAFWRLAIKPGRPVAMGVIGGTPFVGLPGNPVAVFVTFVHVVRPLIAALLGAAFEPARRLAVTSGFKYKKKKGRREYVRVSLRDDATGDTIAEKYPVEGAAVLTSLTRTHGFVELAEDVERVAPGDKVAFVDYALLR, from the coding sequence ATGGCGCAGCTCGGCAAGGACAGTTTTTCGGCCGGCGAGAAGCCGATGCGCGTCGATGACGCGGTCGCGCTCCTACTCGCGCGCATCCCATGCGTCGAGGGACTCGAGAGTGTTTCGCTCTTTGCCGCCGAGGGGCGCGTTCTCGCCGAGGCGCTCGTCGCGCCGATCGATTTGCCTCGCTTCGACAATTCGGCCGTCGACGGTTATGCGGTTCGCTTCGGCGATCTGACGCCGGGCGCCGAGACCATCCTCCCGGTCGGCAGCCGCGTGGCGGCGGGACATGCGCCGGAGCCGGCGTTGGAGAGCGCCGCCGCCGTGCGCATCTTCACCGGCGCGTCCATGCCGGAAGGACTGGACACCATCTTCATGCAGGAGGATTGCCGTCTGCTGGAGGACGGTTCCGTCGCGCTGCCCCCGGGCCTCACGCTCGGCGCCAACCGGCGCCTGCGCGGCGAAGACATAAGCGCCGGTGATCCGGCCTTGCCGAAGGGCCGGCGCCTCACACCGGAAGACATAGGCCTCGCCGCCGCGCTCGGCGTCGCGCATCTTCCCGTTCGGCGGCGCTTACGTGCGGCGATTTTTTCCACCGGAGACGAAGTGCTTTCCCCTGGCGAGCCATTGCGTCCGGCGGCGATCTACGACGCGAACCGTTTTCTGCTGCATGCGCTGCTCGGGCGCCTCGGCGTCGAGGTCGACGATCTCGGCGTGCTCGCCGACGATCCCGACATCATCAGCAGAGCCTTGCACGAGGCGGCGGCGACGCACGATCTCGTATTGACCTCGGGCGGCGTGTCGGTCGGAGAAGAAGACCATGTGAAGAAGGCGATCGGCGCGGAGGATTCGCTCGCCTTCTGGCGTCTCGCCATCAAGCCCGGTCGCCCCGTCGCCATGGGCGTGATCGGCGGAACGCCTTTCGTCGGCCTGCCCGGAAACCCCGTCGCCGTCTTCGTCACTTTCGTTCATGTCGTGAGGCCGCTGATCGCGGCTCTCTTAGGCGCCGCATTCGAGCCGGCGCGCAGGCTCGCGGTCACATCCGGCTTCAAATATAAGAAAAAGAAAGGGCGGCGCGAATATGTGCGCGTGTCGCTCCGCGACGACGCGACGGGCGATACGATCGCCGAGAAATATCCGGTCGAGGGCGCGGCCGTGCTGACGTCGCTCACGCGGACGCATGGCTTCGTCGAATTGGCGGAGGATGTCGAGCGCGTCGCCCCGGGCGACAAGGTCGCCTTCGTCGATTATGCGCTTTTGAGGTAA
- the mobB gene encoding molybdopterin-guanine dinucleotide biosynthesis protein B yields the protein MRVIGFAGWSGAGKTTLIVKLVPLLRERGLTVSTLKHAHHNFDVDKPGKDSWLHREAGATEVLVSSANRFVLMHELRGAPEPRLADLLRMLGPVDLVLVEGFKTDPHVKIEVHRAANGKPFLHPDDETIVALASDLAEGALPHASLDDVERIADLIDAHARPIDETIATLETAYASFDSEKD from the coding sequence ATGCGCGTGATCGGTTTCGCCGGCTGGAGCGGCGCAGGAAAAACCACGCTCATCGTGAAACTGGTTCCGCTTCTGCGCGAGCGCGGCCTCACCGTCTCGACGCTCAAGCACGCGCATCACAATTTCGACGTCGACAAGCCGGGCAAGGACTCGTGGCTGCATCGCGAGGCGGGCGCGACGGAGGTGCTCGTCTCCTCCGCCAATCGCTTCGTTCTGATGCACGAATTGCGCGGCGCCCCGGAGCCGCGCCTCGCCGATCTGCTGCGCATGCTCGGCCCCGTCGACCTCGTGCTGGTCGAGGGCTTCAAGACCGATCCGCACGTCAAGATCGAGGTTCATCGCGCCGCCAATGGCAAGCCGTTTCTCCATCCCGATGACGAGACGATCGTGGCGCTCGCGAGCGATCTGGCGGAAGGCGCGCTTCCTCACGCCTCGCTCGACGATGTCGAGAGAATAGCAGATCTGATCGACGCGCACGCTCGCCCGATAGACGAGACCATAGCGACGCTCGAAACAGCGTATGCGAGCTTTGATTCCGAGAAGGATTAG
- a CDS encoding molybdopterin biosynthesis protein, protein MSKTDGHRDISAVTQEQFLTVLSREEAMRRFYACLAMRPLGEETVALAESLGRVTSQTLRSPIDVPPFDRALVDGFAIRAGDVTSASEQTPICLALNLESIACGTAPRLEVAGGSATPIATGGPLPRGADAVCMVEHSDPGEADDVLIRRALAPGQNIGFAGADIARGETLLRRGCRIGSREIGMMAACGVASVAVYRRPRVAILSTGDELVQPGEPLRPAAIYDSNAPIVAAAVQENGGASILLGAIGDNEAALEAALRDALARCDGVILSGGTSKSAGDLTYRVVARLGAPGIIAHGVALKPGKPLCLAVVDGKPVVILPGFPTSAMFTFHDFVAPVIRAMSGLAARLDASVEATTPFPIHSDLGRTEFVMVALTQREDGLKAFPLGKGSGAVSGFARADGFLRIDALADHLEAGARTQVTLFDPELRVPDLVIMGSHCIGLEIVIDALAEAGIAVRVVAIGSMGGLAAARRNECDIAPIHLMDEKTGVYNAPFLGPEQRLVRGWRRMQGLVFRAGDARFEGRAVDEAISAALADPACIMINRNQGAGTRIMIDRLIGAARPNGYWNQPSSHNAVAAAVAQQRADWGVAIEPVARAYGLGFLPIGEELYDFVTPLSRCAVPAVHAFIEALGREDVQRELGGIGFTAGAPKESETPCA, encoded by the coding sequence ATGAGCAAGACCGACGGCCATCGCGACATCTCGGCAGTGACGCAAGAGCAATTCCTCACCGTGCTGTCGCGTGAGGAAGCGATGCGGCGCTTCTACGCCTGCCTCGCGATGCGGCCGCTCGGCGAAGAGACGGTCGCGCTCGCCGAGAGCCTCGGCCGCGTGACGTCGCAAACGCTTCGTTCGCCGATCGACGTTCCGCCTTTCGATCGGGCGCTGGTCGATGGCTTCGCCATCCGCGCCGGCGACGTCACGAGCGCGAGCGAGCAGACGCCGATTTGCCTCGCGCTCAATCTGGAATCGATCGCCTGCGGAACCGCTCCACGCCTCGAAGTCGCGGGAGGCTCCGCGACGCCGATCGCGACGGGCGGCCCTCTGCCGCGCGGCGCCGACGCCGTCTGCATGGTGGAGCACAGCGATCCGGGCGAGGCCGACGACGTTCTGATCCGCCGCGCGCTGGCGCCGGGGCAGAACATCGGCTTCGCCGGCGCCGATATCGCGCGCGGCGAAACGCTGCTGCGACGCGGATGCCGGATCGGCTCCCGCGAGATCGGCATGATGGCGGCCTGCGGCGTCGCCAGCGTGGCGGTCTATCGCAGGCCGCGCGTCGCGATCCTCTCGACCGGCGACGAGCTGGTCCAGCCCGGCGAGCCGCTGCGCCCAGCGGCGATCTACGACTCCAATGCGCCGATCGTCGCCGCGGCGGTGCAGGAGAACGGCGGCGCGTCGATCCTTCTCGGCGCCATAGGCGACAATGAGGCGGCGCTGGAGGCGGCTCTGCGAGATGCGCTCGCGCGATGCGACGGCGTCATTCTGTCGGGCGGCACGTCGAAAAGCGCCGGCGATCTGACCTATCGCGTCGTGGCGCGGCTCGGCGCTCCGGGGATAATCGCCCATGGCGTCGCCTTGAAGCCAGGAAAGCCGCTGTGCCTCGCCGTTGTCGATGGCAAGCCCGTGGTCATATTGCCGGGATTTCCGACCTCGGCCATGTTCACCTTCCATGATTTTGTCGCTCCCGTCATTCGCGCGATGAGCGGGCTCGCCGCACGTCTCGACGCGTCGGTCGAGGCGACCACCCCATTTCCGATCCACTCCGACCTCGGCCGGACCGAGTTCGTGATGGTGGCGTTGACGCAGCGCGAGGACGGGCTGAAAGCCTTTCCCTTGGGCAAGGGATCGGGAGCCGTTTCCGGCTTCGCCCGCGCCGACGGATTTCTGAGGATCGACGCGCTGGCCGATCATCTCGAAGCCGGCGCGCGCACGCAGGTGACGCTCTTCGATCCAGAGCTGCGCGTCCCCGATCTCGTGATCATGGGCTCGCATTGCATCGGGCTCGAAATCGTCATCGACGCGCTGGCCGAGGCGGGAATAGCCGTTCGCGTCGTCGCGATCGGCAGCATGGGCGGGCTCGCGGCCGCACGGCGGAACGAATGCGACATTGCGCCGATCCATCTGATGGACGAGAAGACCGGCGTCTATAATGCGCCCTTCCTCGGACCTGAGCAGCGTTTGGTTCGAGGATGGCGACGGATGCAAGGCCTCGTCTTTCGCGCCGGCGACGCCCGCTTCGAAGGCCGCGCCGTCGACGAGGCGATCTCCGCTGCGCTCGCCGACCCCGCCTGCATCATGATCAACCGCAATCAGGGCGCCGGCACGCGCATCATGATCGATCGGCTGATCGGCGCCGCGCGTCCGAACGGCTATTGGAATCAGCCGAGCTCGCATAACGCCGTGGCGGCGGCGGTCGCGCAGCAGCGCGCCGATTGGGGCGTCGCGATCGAGCCCGTGGCGCGCGCCTACGGACTGGGCTTTCTCCCGATCGGCGAGGAGCTTTACGACTTCGTGACCCCGCTTTCGCGGTGCGCGGTCCCCGCCGTTCACGCCTTCATCGAGGCGCTCGGTCGAGAGGATGTGCAGAGGGAGTTGGGCGGCATAGGCTTCACCGCCGGCGCGCCGAAGGAAAGCGAAACACCATGCGCGTGA